The following coding sequences are from one Bos mutus isolate GX-2022 chromosome 22, NWIPB_WYAK_1.1, whole genome shotgun sequence window:
- the CLEC3B gene encoding tetranectin: MELWGPCVLLCLFSLLTQVTAETPTPKAKKAANAKKDAVSPKMLEELKTQLDSLAQEVALLKEQQALQTVCLKGTKVHMKCFLAFVQAKTFHEASEDCISRGGTLGTPQTGSENDALYEYLRQSVGSEAEVWLGFNDMASEGTWVDMTGGHIAYKNWETEITAQPDGGKVENCATLSGAANGKWFDKRCRDKLPYVCQFAIV, translated from the exons atggAGCTCTGGGGGCCCTGCGtgctcctctgcctcttctctctTCTGACCCAGGTCACCGCtgagacccccacccccaaggccaAGAAGGCTGCAAATGCCAAGAAAG aTGCTGTGAGTCCGAAGATGCTGGAGGAGCTGAAGACTCAGCTGGACAGCCTGGCCCAGGAGGTGGCCCTGCTGAAGGAGCAGCAGGCCTTGCAGACGG TCTGTCTGAAGGGTACCAAGGTGCACATGAAGTGCTTCCTGGCCTTCGTCCAAGCGAAGACCTTCCACGAGGCGAGTGAGGACTGCATCTCGCGCGGGGGCACCCTGGGTACCCCGCAGACGGGCTCCGAGAACGACGCCCTGTACGAGTACCTGCGCCAGAGCGTGGGCAGCGAGGCTGAAGTCTGGCTGGGCTTCAACGACATGGCGTCCGAGGGCACCTGGGTGGACATGACCGGCGGCCACATCGCCTACAAGAACTGGGAGACGGAGATCACCGCGCAGCCCGACGGCGGCAAGGTCGAGAACTGCGCCACCCTGTCCGGCGCAGCCAACGGCAAGTGGTTCGACAAGCGCTGCCGGGACAAGCTGCCCTACGTCTGCCAGTTCGCCATCGTCTAG